A DNA window from SAR202 cluster bacterium contains the following coding sequences:
- a CDS encoding 6-bladed beta-propeller, translating to MARPYALLRAGFPYLKTIGEFKRTIFPADLAIRRDGIIYSLGAGAPNYGKGKSGPIYVTNLNDDNLGSFGFRQDRHRPVSPACTTRFPCQIVLDAKQERIFITDNGADQVNIFSVDDHYPQYLGRWGQSGAGKGQINRPSGIALDAEDNVWVVDSENHRVQKFTADGKHLTSFGEHGTGDGQFVSPWGIHIDELGQIYIADWRNDRIQVFDQDGRFLWKFGSPGEGNGEFRRPAGVAVDSDGDIFVCDWGNNRVQLFTPEGRYVQQFRGDATLSKQTLERAFQRSAKQKRMRGDATVEQEKYFTRPRSVRVDQRGHMYVPDFEHYRIQIYKKEAYPLDETQILPPFKVPTLNAN from the coding sequence CGCACTGCTGAGAGCCGGGTTCCCGTATCTCAAGACAATCGGCGAATTCAAACGCACCATCTTCCCCGCCGATCTCGCCATCCGCCGCGACGGCATCATCTACTCGCTCGGGGCTGGCGCGCCCAACTACGGCAAGGGGAAGTCCGGCCCGATCTATGTGACCAACCTGAACGATGACAACTTGGGCAGCTTCGGCTTCCGGCAAGACCGTCATCGCCCTGTCAGCCCGGCCTGCACAACCCGCTTCCCATGCCAGATCGTGCTGGACGCGAAGCAGGAGCGTATTTTCATCACCGACAACGGCGCGGACCAGGTCAACATCTTTTCCGTCGACGACCACTACCCGCAGTACCTGGGCCGCTGGGGCCAGTCAGGCGCCGGCAAGGGGCAGATCAACCGGCCGTCCGGCATCGCCCTGGACGCGGAGGACAACGTCTGGGTCGTGGACTCGGAGAACCACCGCGTCCAGAAGTTCACCGCCGATGGAAAGCACCTGACATCGTTCGGCGAGCACGGGACCGGCGATGGCCAGTTCGTCTCGCCGTGGGGCATCCACATCGACGAGCTTGGGCAGATCTACATCGCCGATTGGCGCAACGACCGCATCCAGGTATTCGACCAAGATGGCCGGTTCCTCTGGAAGTTCGGGTCGCCCGGCGAAGGCAACGGCGAGTTCAGGCGGCCTGCCGGGGTGGCGGTCGATTCTGACGGAGATATTTTCGTGTGCGACTGGGGCAACAACCGGGTGCAACTCTTCACGCCGGAGGGCCGTTACGTCCAGCAGTTCCGCGGCGACGCAACGCTCTCCAAACAGACGCTCGAGCGCGCTTTCCAGCGCTCCGCCAAGCAGAAGCGCATGCGCGGCGATGCCACCGTGGAGCAAGAGAAATACTTCACCCGCCCGCGCTCAGTCCGCGTGGACCAGCGCGGCCACATGTACGTCCCTGACTTCGAGCACTACCGCATCCAGATATACAAGAAAGAGGCTTACCCTCTGGACGAGACCCAGATCCTCCCGCCGTTCAAAGTGCCGACCCTGAACGCGAACTGA